In Myxococcus stipitatus, the following are encoded in one genomic region:
- a CDS encoding aquaporin encodes MLSAHPSTTSAETGGLNRPRRLAVEALGCGLLVVALEGAHHGAEHLGVSATDGRLFMSLAAGAVLACLTLVLQPLSGAHFNPALTFADALEDGTPWRDVPRYVLAQLAGGLAGRWVAHLMCGEPLLIATHTPSASSAQFLSELVATFGLLIVVRGCVRVRPSATPLVVAGYVAATVWFTESRSLANPALILARAASTRTSALHPLDVESFIAAQMLGAALAVCLFRWLMAPATKQAAPLPWSVIFQCSRPSVAEKAAAVFNGLAAPESARGTVDGPLCAVDTRGPPPLVVRLVLEGEVAPLGDGAVWHLAASEEDTGTRLQESLREHTQRLLRTRGWSRLRVVGDSTHEVPGPTA; translated from the coding sequence ATGCTGAGCGCACATCCATCCACGACATCCGCCGAGACGGGGGGACTGAACCGCCCCCGGCGCCTCGCGGTCGAGGCTCTCGGGTGCGGCTTGTTGGTCGTGGCGTTGGAAGGTGCGCACCACGGCGCCGAGCATCTGGGCGTGAGCGCCACGGATGGGCGCCTCTTCATGTCCCTGGCCGCCGGCGCCGTGCTCGCCTGCCTCACGCTGGTGCTCCAGCCGCTGTCGGGGGCTCACTTCAATCCCGCGCTGACGTTCGCGGACGCGTTGGAGGACGGCACGCCGTGGCGGGATGTGCCTCGGTATGTGCTCGCGCAGTTGGCGGGAGGGCTCGCGGGTCGCTGGGTGGCGCACCTCATGTGTGGTGAGCCGCTGCTCATCGCGACGCATACGCCGTCGGCCAGTTCGGCGCAGTTCCTATCGGAGCTGGTCGCCACGTTCGGACTGTTGATCGTGGTGCGAGGGTGCGTGCGCGTCCGCCCCTCCGCGACGCCTCTGGTGGTCGCGGGCTATGTCGCGGCCACGGTGTGGTTCACGGAGTCCCGTTCACTCGCCAATCCGGCGCTCATCCTTGCTCGCGCTGCGAGTACCCGGACCAGTGCGCTGCATCCGCTGGATGTGGAGTCCTTCATCGCGGCGCAGATGCTGGGAGCGGCCCTGGCCGTGTGTCTGTTCCGATGGCTGATGGCGCCGGCCACCAAGCAGGCCGCCCCACTCCCCTGGAGCGTCATCTTCCAGTGCTCACGGCCCTCCGTGGCCGAGAAGGCCGCCGCGGTCTTCAACGGCCTGGCCGCGCCGGAGTCCGCACGTGGGACTGTGGATGGGCCCCTGTGCGCGGTCGACACGCGAGGGCCTCCGCCGCTCGTGGTTCGGCTGGTGCTGGAGGGGGAGGTGGCACCGCTCGGAGACGGGGCCGTGTGGCACCTGGCCGCGAGCGAGGAGGACACGGGGACGCGACTGCAGGAGTCCCTGCGCGAGCACACCCAGCGGCTCCTGCGGACACGTGGATGGTCGCGGTTGCGTGTCGTCGGAGACTCCACACACGAGGTGCCTGGCCCTACGGCCTGA